Part of the Triticum aestivum cultivar Chinese Spring chromosome 4D, IWGSC CS RefSeq v2.1, whole genome shotgun sequence genome is shown below.
aagagaaaaaaaaggaacgAAGAAACGAAACGGATGGAAGCGAACTGGACTGGCCCAATGGGATGCAGGCTTGAAGCCACCCTGTCTAGTCTCGTGTCCCCTCAGGGGAAAATATCGCATCTCGCGTCAAACGAGATATCGGAGGGAATATCCTATTTGACGCATTCTGCGTTGAACTGTCGACCTTCGCACTGGAGATGGAGATGAcgtgggctggcccattaacgtATTGCAGCATTTGCGGTTTTGGGAacttttttttctccaaaaatgttTTGGGAACTTTCTAGAATTTCCCAAGCGGCTTTTCTGGTATTGGGAACCTTATAGAAGGTTGAAGGTTCCCTGAGTCTGTTTAAACCTGCTTCTTttcgttttttttttctttttttcgtttttctgtttattttttcttttcttttcctttctgttcttttttctatttttcatattttttaaatAGTTCATCTAAAAATTGTTCGGAAACTGAAAAgaatgttcatgctttaaaaaaaaatcattttttaaagatggttgtgttttcagaaaaaatcatgaattcaaaaaatgtttgcatttcaaACAAATTGTTcgggaatttcagaaaatgtccttGTTCTTCAAAAATTATTTGTAATGTTGTTCCCAAATTTATTAAAACTTTTCAATAATCACTGGGAATACAAAATTTTTTcttgttttcaaaattttgttcatatATTAAAAATTGTTCGCATTTCAATTTTTTGGGGATTTTCAGAATTGTTCTCAATTTCAGAATTGTTccattttcaaaattttgttcacaaattcgtaAAATGTTCATGTTTACAAATAAGTTCGAAAATTTCAAAATGTGTTCGCCCTTTCAGAAATTTGTTCGGGTTTGGCAAAAATTGATTGTAAGTTTAGGAAATAACTCAAATTTTAGAATACTATTCGAAATTCTTTCAAATAGTGTTAAGTCAGCTACTGCTATTAGTTAAAAACTATTGCGATCTGTACCTTCCATTAGATCTCTATGGTCGTAGTGGCTATTAGGGAGTGCGCATGAGTAGGAAGGCGCTGGGTTCGAATTCCAGCTAAAGCGGACAACCTATTTTATCGCATTAAGTGATGATACAGATCAAGTCTTGTGTCGAGCCCTACAGTATAGGGTTGGCCCACTAGCACATATTTTCCTGAAAAGGAGGGTTAAAAATCAATGCACTCGGAATGGATCAATCCTAAGGTCTCCTTGTTGCCCGACGGCATTGCTAACTGCAGCTATTAGAAGGGAAAGACTCGGCTTTTACACATGTTCCTTCTTGTTTTCTACTATTTTTTTATTTCTTGGTTTTCAttgcttttttgttttgttttgtttcttttcttttttcattttatttattttttattcttcATTTTTTGATTggatttcttttttcttctccatttttttgttattttattCCGGTTTTCAGTTtttttgagttttctttgtttatttttgtttttcattctacatttttgtatacctggtcaacattttttaaatgcttgttcaacccttttcaaatacttgttcaacatttttatatacatgatcaacatttttcaaatacttgtttaacatttttcgaatgcttgattaacatttttaaaatcctttttcaacatttttcaaatagagGTTCAACATTTTTCGaacgcttgattaacatttttcaaatacttgtttgaCATTTCTTCAAATACTTGTTTGACATTTTCTAAAATGCTTGATTAgaatttttcaaatacttgttcatcatttttcgaATGCTTgaacaacatttttgaaatacttgttcaacatttctcTGAATTCTACATTAACActttgaaatacttgttcaacattttttgaatacttgttcaatattttttttgAATGCTTGATAACATTTTTTAAgtaattgttcaacatttttcaaatacttattcaacatttttcaaaacaAATTGTagattttttgtaatatatatattaaaaatattttaaagtataaacaaaagtacaaaataaaacaaataacaAAACCACAAAACTAAAAAAATAGGTTGTGGCCTCACTCGCATGTGGGCCGGCCCATCTGGGCTCCTCCCGACGCGAGGCTGCCCCTGTGCTCGCTTAAAGGGAGAAATAGGGGTGCCCAGTTCGAACCGGGTGCGTTGTACAATCGTGGTTAATTCCAACATTATCAAGTACACTCGGAGAAATCACATTTTCAGCATGTACTTCAAGGCCGATCTTTTCATGTTTTGACAATAGGGTACTATGCCCAGTATATGTACAAGTACAACCACCAATTGAATGTGTAAGTTACAGTAGTGAGATCATATTTACACGTAGTATTTCAGGCAGCTCTTGTAGTCCCGTATCTTGGCCACTGTTTTTCCCCCGAATTATCTTATCTTCAGCAGTGTGTATGAATGCTTGGTGCTGGTGATCAATAGTCAGAGAGGCCAACGGTGGCACCATCTGCCGGCGCCGCCTCAGCCGACGGGTCCATCCACCTGTACCGAGCATACAGGCCAGCAACGCCGACCAAGGCCACCGCCACGGCGAGGAGCAGCGCCCGCACCATCCCGCTCCTGCTCCGGTCCCTGGCGAAGCCGTACGCCTGCCGGCCGGCAGACGCCGCCTGGTGGTGtgcgtcttcgccttcgtcgctggCGCGGTCCTCCTCGTCAGCCGCATGACGCTtcctcgcgcgctcctcctccatctcctcctggCGCTGCTTCTCTTCTGcgacggcagcggcagcggcgtgcCGGGCAGCTTCCGCCTCGTGGTCTGCCGCTGCCTTTGGGTCGTCCTGGAGGGGCGTGAGCCTGGGCATGGTGACGTGGAGGACGCCGTCCTTCTCGAACCTGGCGCGGATGCCGCCGGCGTCGCAGCCCTCGGGGACCTGGAACTCCTTGCGGAACCGGCTCCACTGGCCGCCCTCGAGCGGCCGCTCGCCGCTGACCCTCAGCCGGCCGTAGTTGTCGATCTGCACCCTCAGATGCTCCTTCTTGAACCCTGCATCGGCGAATCGATCACACACAGGAAGGC
Proteins encoded:
- the LOC123100245 gene encoding inactive protein RESTRICTED TEV MOVEMENT 2 codes for the protein MAAARTYVDFVPSHELVEDAAKQTLVVNLPGFKKEHLRVQIDNYGRLRVSGERPLEGGQWSRFRKEFQVPEGCDAGGIRARFEKDGVLHVTMPRLTPLQDDPKAAADHEAEAARHAAAAAVAEEKQRQEEMEEERARKRHAADEEDRASDEGEDAHHQAASAGRQAYGFARDRSRSGMVRALLLAVAVALVGVAGLYARYRWMDPSAEAAPADGATVGLSDY